From Coffea arabica cultivar ET-39 chromosome 9c, Coffea Arabica ET-39 HiFi, whole genome shotgun sequence, one genomic window encodes:
- the LOC140014196 gene encoding berberine bridge enzyme-like 22, with the protein MNFHAIFLLVLSIWLKHSDGLHEDFVKCMSMPINSTSKISISKYIHTPNSQSYKNLLQSAEQNPRWYNSTTRKPRFIVTPYSEIEIQAAILCSRKNGLQIRVKSGGHDYEGLSFLCKNPFVIIDLINLHAISINLEDETAWIQSGATLGELYYAISHKSSVHGFPAGLCPSVGVGGHFSGGGIGTMMRKHGLAADNILDAYIVDVNGRILDRKAMGEGLFWSIRGGGGASFAVIFSWKIKLVRVPNIVTVFTMQKKLDQEGMKLVEKWQEVAPKIPLDLFIRVVIQNGENQTVVALFNSLFLGPKEKLVRLMSDEFPELGLQTQNCNEMSWIESALYFAGFSKGQALEVLLNRTVQYKSKFKAKTDFVVQPLPESVLKEISERIPEEQLVYLILDPLGGKMDEISDYEIPFPHRKGNLYNIQYLVKWEENGLEASTSQINWIGDLYEYMKPYVSKSPRAGYINYRDLDLGINLKENASYSQAKIWGKKYFKGNFKRLANVKSQVDPGNFFSSEQSIPLLVH; encoded by the coding sequence ATGAATTTTCATGCAATCTTTCTTCTTGTACTTTCAATTTGGCTGAAACATTCTGATGGACTGCATGAAGACTTTGTTAAGTGCATGTCCATGCCCATCAATTCTACTAGCAAAATCAGTATTTCCAAATACATTCACACCCCAAACTCCCAATCATACAAAAATCTACTCCAATCTGCTGAGCAAAATCCAAGATGGTACAATTCCACAACTCGTAAACCCCGTTTCATTGTTACACCATATAGCGAAATTGAAATTCAAGCAGCCATTTTGTGCAGTAGAAAAAATGGGCTGCAGATTAGAGTGAAGAGTGGCGGCCATGACTATGAAGGCCTCTCATTTCTCTGCAAAAACCCTTTTGTAATCATTGATCTAATTAATCTTCATGCGATTTCTATCAATTTGGAGGATGAAACTGCGTGGATTCAATCAGGGGCAACTCTTGGAGAACTTTACTATGCTATTTCGCATAAAAGTAGCGTCCATGGATTTCCAGCAGGACTTTGTCCCAGTGTTGGAGTTGGCGGGCACTTTAGCGGAGGTGGGATTGGTACCATGATGAGAAAACATGGCCTTGCAGCTGATAATATTCTAGATGCTTATATAGTTGATGTTAATGGGCGAATCCTTGATAGAAAAGCAATGGGAGAAGGTTTGTTCTGGTCTATCAGAGGCGGGGGAGGAGCTAGTTTTGCTGTAATATTCTCCTGGAAGATCAAATTGGTTCGCGTTCCAAACATTGTAACGGTTTTTACCATGCAAAAGAAGTTGGATCAAGAAGGAATGAAGCTGGTCGAAAAATGGCAAGAAGTTGCTCCAAAGATACCTTTAGATTTATTCATTCGAGTAGTCATCCAAAATGGTGAGAATCAAACTGTTGTAGCGTTATTTAACTCACTGTTTTTAGGACCAAAAGAGAAGCTGGTTCGATTGATGAGCGACGAATTTCCCGAGTTAGGTTTACAGACACAGAATTGCAATGAGATGAGTTGGATTGAATCTGCCCTGTACTTTGCAGGGTTTTCAAAAGGGCAAGCTTTGGAAGTTTTATTGAATAGGACTGTTCAATACAAGAGCAAGTTCAAGGCAAAGACAGATTTTGTTGTCCAACCATTACCAGAAAGTGTGCTGAAGGAAATAAGCGAAAGAATTCCTGAAGAACAGTTAGTTTATTTGATTTTGGATCCTTTGGGAGGAAAAATGGACGAAATATCAGATTATGAAATCCCTTTTCCCCACAGGAAAGGAAATTTGTACAACATTCAGTATTTGGTGAAATGGGAAGAAAATGGCCTTGAAGCATCGACAAGTCAAATAAATTGGATTGGAGACTTGTACGAATATATGAAGCCATATGTGTCCAAATCTCCTAGGGCTGGTTACATTAACTACAGGGATCTTGACTTGggaatcaatttgaaagaaaatgcaagCTACTCACAAGCTAAAATATGGGGGAAGAAATATTTCAAAGGTAATTTTAAGAGATTAGCCAATGTGAAAAGCCAGGTGGATCCGGGGAACTTCTTCAGCAGTGAACAAAGCATTCCACTTCTTGTACACTGA
- the LOC113707920 gene encoding O-acetylstemmadenine oxidase-like, whose amino-acid sequence MEKKNTSMILLLLFFSSHFLLISSYSELILNTFTECLSQDFESSTSILNILFTPRNSSYQSLLDYPIQNLRYLNSSSTKPLAIVTPLNYSHVQATITCCEKHGLQVRIRSGGHDYEGLSYTSTVSFVILDLQILRSISVDLEEKSAWVESGATVGELYYWIAQKSPSFGFPAGICPTVGVGGHFSGGGFGTMIRKYGLAADNILDAVIIDVKGRILDRKSMGEDLFWAIRGGGGSSFGVIVAWKIKLLYVPQIVTVFSTGRTLAQGATDLVYKWQHIGHKLPQDLFIRVIIEANGEGENRTIRTTFNSLFLGRIDKLIDIMKESFPELGLRKEDCIELSWIESALYFWGYKEGKTIEALRDRVPEPKSFFKATSDFVKEPLSHAALEQLWKWCLEEEKPIVIFDPFGGRMDEIPESEIPFPHRKGNVFNIQYLVKWDNQDTEASERHINWIRRLYKNMTPYASKGPRSAYFNYRDLDFGVENISGASFVEAKKWGDKYFSGNFRRLAIVKGEVDPQNFFSDEQSIPPLICPSHSILSHQNGAYTLDSCSPGKLQPWSLVASL is encoded by the coding sequence atggagaaaaagaACACCTCCATGATTTTATTACTACTGTTTTTCAGTTCCCATTTCCTTCTAATTTCATCATATTCTGAGCTGATCCTCAATACTTTTACTGAATGCCTATCCCAAGATTTTGAATCATCTACCTCAATACTGAACATTCTATTTACACCAAGAAATTCTTCATATCAATCTCTTTTGGATTATCCCATTCAAAACCTGAGATACCTTAACTCATCCAGCACAAAACCTCTAGCTATAGTTACCCCTTTAAATTATTCCCACGTCCAGGCCACAATTACTTGTTGCGAGAAGCATGGACTACAAGTTCGAATCAGAAGTGGAGGCCATGACTATGAAGGTCTGTCCTACACTTCAACAGTTTCTTTTGTCATTCTTGATCTTCAAATTCTTAGATCAATCAGCGTTGACTTGGAAGAAAAGAGCGCATGGGTTGAATCAGGAGCTACTGTCGGCGAATTGTATTATTGGATTGCACAGAAAAGTCCGAGTTTCGGATTCCCGGCTGGAATTTGCCCAACAGTTGGTGTTGGTGGACACTTCAGTGGAGGTGGCTTTGGTACAATGATAAGAAAATATGGGCTAGCAGCTGATAATATTCTTGATGCTGTCATTATCGACGTTAAAGGACGAATTCTTGATAGAAAATCCATGGGAGAAGACCTGTTCTGGGCTATCAGAGGAGGTGGAGGATCAAGTTTTGGTGTCATAGTCGCTTGGAAGATTAAGCTTTTGTATGTTCCGCAGATTGTTACTGTTTTTAGCACCGGAAGGACCCTAGCCCAAGGGGCCACTGACCTCGTTTACAAGTGGCAACATATAGGACATAAGCTTCCTCAAGATCTATTCATCAGGGTGATTATAGAAGCTAATGGAGAAGGGGAAAATCGAACAATTCGAACCACATTCAACTCATTATTTCTTGGTAGAATTGATAAACTAATTGATATAATGAAGGAAAGTTTTCCTGAACTTGGCTTGAGAAAAGAAGACTGCATTGAGTTGAGTTGGATTGAATCAGCACTGTATTTCTGGGGATACAAAGAGGGAAAAACCATAGAAGCCCTAAGAGATAGAGTGCCTGAACCAAAGAGCTTTTTCAAGGCTACATCTGATTTTGTCAAGGAACCATTGTCTCATGCTGCGCTAGAACAGTTATGGAAATGGTGCTTGGAAGAAGAGAAACCAATAGTGATTTTTGATCCTTTCGGAGGAAGAATGGATGAGATTCCAGAGTCAGAAATTCCATTTCCCCATAGAAAAGGTAATGTATTTAATATTCAGTATTTGGTGAAATGGGATAATCAAGACACTGAAGCATCAGAAAGGCACATAAATTGGATCAGAAGGCTGTACAAAAATATGACCCCATATGCATCAAAAGGTCCAAGAAGTGCTTATTTTAATTACAGAGATCTTGACTTTGGTGTTGAAAATATTTCTGGGGCTAGCTTTGTAGAAGCCAAAAAATGGGGTGACAAGTATTTCAGTGGCAATTTCAGGAGATTGGCAATAGTTAAGGGTGAAGTCGACCCACAAAATTTCTTCAGTGACGAACAAAGCATTCCACCTCTTATTTGTCCAAGCCACAGTATATTGAGTCATCAAAATGGAGCATACACTCTTGATTCGTGCTCTCCGGGTAAGTTGCAACCTTGGTCCCTTGTGGCTTCTTTGTGA
- the LOC113708213 gene encoding monolignol oxidoreductase AtBBE-like 13 gives MLTRKYGLAANNVIDAVIVDAQGRIIDRNMMGEDLFWAIRGGAAASFGVVVKWKIKLVPVPPIVTTFAVTRTHEDGANRVPETVEDLIDRNHYPGVYFKAKSDYVTLPIKETSLDAIWDVFKEGTPGSILLQPYGGIFNEIPRNQTPFPHRAGTLYNVHYYAMWHGERTYIIKERLDWLHRIYDFMGDFVQKPRTAYQITGI, from the exons ATGTTAACGAGGAAATATGGTCTAGCAGCTAATAACGTTATTGATGCTGTAATTGTTGATGCTCAAGGAAGAATTATTGATCGAAATATGATGGGGGAGGATCTTTTTTGGGCTATTAGAGGAGGAGCAGCAGCGAGTTTCGGAGTTGTAGTCAAATGGAAGATCAAATTAGTGCCAGTACCTCCAATAGTCACGACATTTGCAGTCACTAGGACACATGAAGATGGAGCTaacagg GTACCGGAAACTGTGGAAGACTTGATAGATAGGAACCATTATCCAGGGGTTTATTTTAAAGCAAAATCAGATTATGTAACATTGCCAATTAAAGAAACTTCCCTTGATGCAATATGGGATGTGTTTAAAGAAGGAACACCAGGAAGTATTCTTTTGCAGCCTTATGGGGGAATATTCAATGAAATTCCAAGGAATCAGACTCCTTTCCCTCACAGAGCTGGGACTCTGTACAATGTACATTATTACGCAATGTGGCATGGAGAGAGAACTTATATCATCAAAGAGAGATTGGACTGGCTGCATAGGATCTATGATTTCATGGGTGATTTCGTCCAAAAACCAAGGACTGCATACCAAATTACAGGGATTTAG